From Osmerus mordax isolate fOsmMor3 chromosome 7, fOsmMor3.pri, whole genome shotgun sequence:
AGGCCAATCACAATGCTATgcagaaaaaacaaacaacattaaAAATATCACACATAACATACACCAACAACATCATATTAACAGTTGTTTGGCCATTGTGTTCTCCTACAGATATCAGTTTCAAAGGAGATAGTTCAGTTCCTTCTTGTTGATTTTGTATATCATATGTATTTCATTGACGATAAATTCACTCTTACCCAGTCAACCCATTCAGAGAAAACAGCCCATGCCACAGAATCGTTAAGCGATGTTTAGGTTTCACATTATTCTGGCTCCACCTAGTGATGGAAATGTGGTAGAGAAACATTAGACATGGGCAGTGAAAAAGATATCATAATACATTTATCTCAAtgtctttttctccctttcccTAAACACTCCACAATGAATATGATCTACAATCAACTCCATAAACCATTCATCTTAGAATGACAACCAGCTGGACCCAGACGAACTGGACCTGGAGCCTCTGGACAATTCTGTCCACCTGCCGAGCCCACACAGGCTGAGGAACAGCCCCTCCATGCTGGGCACGGGACCAGGAGGCGTGGGGGGCAGTGTGATGGGGGTGCGAGGCCGCCCCCTGAACAGGGACTCTCCCGGCCTGCTGCAGACCGTGCTGAGTAACAGCCAGGAGCTGGACAGCGGCGTGGGCCGGACCGACGAGAGCACACGCAACGAGGAGTCGTCCGAGCACGACCTCCTGGGAGACGACCAGACCAGCACGTCCAACACCAACGCCACCAACACGCCCGGCAGCATGCGCAAGTTTCTGTCCGGCCGCGGGGACACCCCACCCCTGATGCACTCTCGCGACCTCCACTTCAGTGCTGACTCCCTGCTGGGGCTGGactgtgtgggaggaggggttCTGGAGCaggcggagagaggggagagggcctACACGGGAGAccctgtgatgatgatgatgcctgGGCTGACAGATGAGGAGTACGAGAGGTACAGGGAGCTGCTGGAGATCAAGTGCTACTATGAGAAGAACGGTAACGCCCTGCTGCCGCTGGGGGGCCCAggagggggcggcggggggccGGTGCCTCTGGACGTGAACCGCAACGAGAGCATGATGCAGCATGAGATGGCCctactggaggaggagctgcgcCACCTGGAGTTCAAGTGCCGCAACATCCTGAGGGCGCAGAAGATGCAGCAGCTCCGGGAGCGCTGCCTGAAGGCCTggcccctggaggaggaggaggccggggcCGCACGGGGGGCCGGGCCCTCTCTGGTCATTGAGGAGTCCTGTCACCACGAGCTGTCGGACATTAACGAGGTCCCTGAGAGAGAGCGCTCCGACAAGGACAGCACCAGCGCATACaacactggaggagagagctgTAGGAGCACCCCTCTGGTCAACGATCATGGACACAGCCTGGAGGGGGTAGACTCCCAGCTGCAGCCTCGCATCCCCAGCcgccacagagagagggtggggaggggagagagggccgAGAGGGGACAGGCTAACCTGAACCAGCCATATTCTCCAACCAGCcacaggagaggagtgggggctAAGACCTCTAGCCCAGGGGCCAAGTTCAGATCCTTGTCCCGTGACGGTGGGGTCAGGAGGGGTTCAGACGGAGCGGCCAAGAGGAGCCCCAAGGCTAACAGCACACCAGAGGGCGGAGGGGGCCGCAGTGCAGAGAACAGCCCCTATCTGTCTCGCCGCCAGTCAGGCTCCAGGCTGCCCCAGCGCTACCAGAGCTGCATGCAGCTgcactccccctctgcctctgaGGGTCTGGGGAGCACAGCCAGAGAGGGCAGCCTGGGGACTGAGGGTGATGCCAGCCCCATGAGCCTGGGCAGCACCTGCAAGGACATCCCCCAGGGCCCAGCACCTGTCCCCCTGCCTGTCCCCCCGCCCCTGCCGCCAGCCTCCCCCCGTATGGAGTGGAAGGTGAAGGTGCGCAGCGACGGCTCGCGCTACGTGGCCAAGCGTCCCGTGAGGGACCGCCTGCTGAAGGCCCGCGCCATCAAGATCCGAGAGGAGCGCAGCGGCATGACCACGGACGACGATGCCGTGAGCGAGATGAAGATGGGCCGCTACTGGAGCAAGGAGGAGCGCAAGCAGCAGCTCCTGCGGGCCCGCGAGCACCGCCGCCGCAGGGAGTTCATGGTGCAGAGCCGTCTGGACTGCCTGAGGGAGCGCGACAGGGAGCAGGGCGGTggaggccagcagggggcgccacagCCACAGGAGCCTGCCACCATCCTGGAGCTCTGCCACCGGAGGAGCATGAAGAAACGAAGTCGCAGGATCCTCGACAACTGGATCACCATCCAGGAGCTCCTGGCTCACGGCACCAGGTCACCTGATGGGAAGAAGGTTTACAACCCCCTGCTGTCAGTCACCACCGTCTGACGGACAGGACACACGGATGGAcagagagcggaggaggagagagggggaagcggTAGAAATGCGGGACAAATTCTTGAGAAGGGCTGTGAAGCTCACAGCACCGCCATCTGTGCTCTGTCACTgtagataggagagagagaggtggtgtgagagagacaacACCAGCTGCTCCTGCTTAGTCATCACAGCCTGGAAGAGAGGACGATACGGCACAGAGAGAACAACCACAGTTAAGCAGAATGATTAGAAGCTGCCTGAGTGATGAAGCAGGTGAGGAACAGATCAAGCCCACAGAGCCTTCAGAGTGTGTGGTGACTGTGGGTGATCCGCCATGTTAGAAGCACACTGGGTACCAAAGGAGGGAATGCTAACTATTTCTAGGTACTTGATGGAAAATGCCAACAAATTAGACGGGACATTTAAAGGCACAATAATCCGTCTGGGCACACTgagcaggaggaacagggaAGCACATGCCTGCTGGGTACGGCACAGTACAAAGGTACTCCCTAGGCACAGGTCACATGACTGCTACAGGACATGCGTCTTCAGGAAGGCTGAACATTGTGCACCTTGCAGATAGAAGTGAATAGAATTTCCTAATTCATTCCATGACAGATACTGTCCTTCGAAAAGGTACGCCAAACTCCCAGCTGTCAGAATTACTTTTAATCACCGGAGATGTTTGCTCAGGTCCAGAAAGACAACACCAGGATCTGGATAGGTACAGATGTACTCTGTGGACCAACCGTACAGTTAGGGACATCTTGGGTAAAATACTACAATACTGCTGGTCATTTTCTGTGGTACAAAGGAACAATCAAAGGTTTGAAAGGGGTTCTTCAACAGTCTTGTTACCTGCATGTTCAATAAATGTTAAAAACAACTTTTCATATACTGTACGTAAGAAAATGAGTCAAATCAGTGTGAAATTGTGGACGTGCCTGTGTTTTACTTTTTATGAACGTGAAAACTGTTAAGACTATAAATATAATGTGACGTTTGTTCAGTAGTGTTTGTGATGAGttcaataaacatttcacaataaaatgttttctaATGAAATAGTTTAATTCAGGGTGTTTCAATATAATTCCAGAAACTTGCTGTGTGAAtacatttcattttcagaaTAGGAATAAGGATTTCCAAAAGAGGACAGGAGTCAAGACATCCTAAAACAACTCTAAACCTTTATTTTCTAACAAGAGTGAAAAGAAACAAAAGGCAACATTGAAATGAAAAGTTTATACACAAACTCACGACATCTGCGTGTCTGCAATATCaatatcaataataataataataatataatctgAACCCAGAGAACAAGTAAATTGTGATAAAGTGAGTTACAGTGAAACTTTAATTTAGTTCTGAGTGAAAGCGCGAGAGCAAATGAAAGAGCGAGAACGAGGATCAGACTGTAAAAGACAGAATGAGTCAGAATGAGTCAAGATGGGGGTGAAAACTAATACACAAAATGAGAGACTgacgaaggagagaaagaggtccAGAAGTCTATTTTGGGAAAGTAGCACCAAAAACATGAATGCCTGTTTTTCACACTTCCCAAAATATTCTatgaattcattcaaaatgcaAGTCCCCTCAAATACCCTTAACAAACACAAGAgtcaatacaaaaaatacaagtgTTACCACGGGGCTGTCATCTAAAACCGCCCCGCCACCAATTCGCTGTAGAACTCATGACCCATGAACGGACTAAAGGAAACCAAGGATTCATGTCTACTTCAGTAAGACGGGGAGATCAACTGAACGGCACTGTCCTGCGTCGACAGGCGCCAGTCGGACTTCCGTGTAATACAGCTGAGAACACATATCATACTGACGACTGACCTCTGAGACAGCTTCCCTATTAAGACCGAGAGCCTCTCTCCTGTGACAATGCCAGCTCACACACTCCAAACACGTtcactgggaggggggggagggattggCTGGAGAgcactggggaggagagggaggagtggataGAGATCGGGTAGGGTAAGATGGGCGGAGTGTAGACGATGTGGATCTGTCAGTTAGTGTTTGAAGGGGAaacgtgtgagagagggatgaacaggggagagggggacgggggggggggggtgtcctgcaTCTTttcaacattttgacaccgtCTCCTGGCCCATAATGATCTGTccattccatctctcttccaACGCTTGATCCGTTCTCCTTCCCTCTAGAGCTGCATCCCTAACCATATCACAatatctgagggagagagggagagaggttaggAGGGCAGAGGTGAGGTGGACATTGGGGGAgatgaacagagagggagagttacCTCAGGGGGCGTCTGGGCAggtaggtgaggtgagggggtgtggcTGAGGGGGCGGGTTTTCTTGGACTCTGAGGCGTCCTGGGAACgtggccccccctctccccctgagtCGCCCCGctggctcttcctcttcctcttggaGTCCTTGGCTCGCCCCCCGCGACCTGCCCCCTTCTGCTCCTGGAGCTCAAtctggcaggggaggagagagagggcacaggACATGACTCCACAGAGAACTGCACTGCACTGAAACCTCACTGGAGTCAAAGACAACTATTTGTGTACAGCAGCTGGGCTGTGAGGTGGCTGGCgtgtcctcctggtctctcaccTGTATGAGTGTGCGCAGGGCAGGGCGCGGGGGCGTGGATGCGGCCTGCAGGACGCGGTACAGGGTGTGGGTCTGGTCCAGGGTCACCTCCAGGAGGTCTCCTTccagctgcagctcctccagctgggcCTTGGTGCTTGGGGACAGCTCCACCACAGGACCCtttagggaggggaggaggcccagcagggagcccacgtctggggggggaggagaggggggggaccgTCAGACACAGGACTGGCTGGCTAGGGGACCAGAGCGATGGAGACGCCTGCTGGCAGCTTACCTGTAACATGCGTCTTCTTACTGATGCCATTTTCACATCCagtctgcaggtacacacacacacacacacacacacacacacacacacacacacacacacacacacacacacacacacacacacacaggttattaGGGCACTAGAAACTGTCTGACAGTTCTCACCGCCTATAACAGCAGACTCAACTGGATGTATGTCAACTAAATTCCTGAGGGACTTTTAGCAAGGGAGGTCAAGTGGTAACATTCAAGTCCTTTACCCGACTGCCGTTCAACTCCTTGGCACTCTTCTTGGGAGAGTTCCCCTCCTCCGTCAGATCGATCACgccgtcctctccctctcctccttccgaGTCTGAAAGCACAATCACCGAGTTCCCTTtgcctttctcctcttccttgtcctgctgctgctgctcctgctgctctccctgccGGCTCTCCCTgcgctcctccagcctctgcagCAGCCCCTGCAGCTCGGGAGTGTCCAGGGCCTTCTTGGCCCGGCCCTGCCAGGTGATGACCCTCTCGGTCAGACACTGCAGGGCCTCGCCCTCGGGCAGGCGCACAGGGAGCCTCTGCAGAGCCACCAGGAGAGCCAGGATGGTCTCGAGGCGCGGGCGCCGCGAGCGCTGGCACCGTGGGCACAAGAAACGAGTGTCCCAATCCCACCAGCAGAGGGGGTCGGCGGGCAGCCCCGACGAGGGCAGTACGGCGGGGAAGGCGACGCACCCGCCATGGAAGCAGTCTTTGCACAGGTGGCAGCGGAGCTGGGGGGCGCGGGGACGCCCgccgcacacgcacactgtctggggaggggcggggcccaTGCGGGCACCGCTCCCGTTCTCCTTCACAGAGTTCTCGGGGCAGAGGGGCGTGTCCAGCTCCATGGCGTCCTTGCCCCAGCAGCCGTTCTCCTTGTCCTCGTGGTGGGGGAGCTCCTCCGGGCCAGCCTTGGCCAGGTTCGCCTTCTGGAGCCGCAGCATGCCAGCCTTCTCCTGGTGCTCCCCCTCTTTGAAAGCCATCACCTTCACAGAGGCACAGGCAACACGCatgttacacacacaggaagcacactcccctcttcctctttctgggTGAGAGAAGGGTTGAAAGGTTGGAGAGTGGGGCAGGGCTTGAGGCAGGGCTAGAGGCAGGGCTAGAGGCAGGGTACTCACGATGGCTCCAGGGTCTCTCAGGTCCTGAGCTGACAGGCCCAGGGTGTTGACGTCAGACTCCTCCAAGGGCCCAGACTCCTCCCCgcgctccttcctcttctccacacagggacacaACACCTGCAGGGCAGCGAGGGCgttagagagacacacacacgataacCCAAGATGCATCACAAAAGGTCAACCTACTACATTTATTGAAACTCTACTAATCTGACTTGGCCTCTGCAATCATGAAAGTACAGGTGGGttgtgtaccccccccccccccccctcctccccccgccccccctgacctccagcagGCTGTGCTGGCTGCTCTTCTTCAGGAAGGTCTTGGTGGCCTTGTCCCTCCAGGAGTGTGCGCTGGCCACCTGCAGCTCCAGCTGCCTCAGCTCCTccatgcagacaggcaggtccCTGCCGATGGCCACCAGGCCCTCCAGGTCATCCAGACACGGGTAGTGTTCCccgttctacacacacacacacacacacacacacgagtcagCAGGAGACAAGCTAATAGGATGTTTTTACAATTCACAAGGAGATATAACAGGGATGTAAGAACTAGTCAGTGTTGTTAGTTATGGAGCGTGGTGTGACGGGGTACCTGGATCTCCTCCAGGTCTGTGACCCAGGCACGTGCCCGGCTGAGGCAGCCCTGCAGAGACAGGATGTTGGGCAGCTTGACTGGGATCAGCTGGGCCTCGTTCACGATGGCctccagggtggagagagggtgctTCTGCCTGCAGGCCACCAGAAGACAGAGAGTGGGGGTGTAAGAGGTCTACAGCAGAAAAGCTGACCCCAGTGTATGACCCGACTCATGActgactgagagtgtgtgtgtgtgtgtgtgtcagtcccaccGTTGCTCCAGGCAGATCTGGGCCTTCTCCTCCCAGCGCTCCGCGATGGTCAGCAGCTCCTGCAGCTCCGCCATGGCCGTCTCCACGGAGACGCTCTGCGTCACGTTGCAACCCGTCTCCATCAGGTTCCTGAGGACGGCCAGGGTGACCTCGCCCCCCAGGGTCCGCCTCACCTCGCCCAGCCAGCGGCCCTGCTCCTGCAGGCCGCGCAGCTGCTCGCACTCCGGGGCCTCGACCCGCAGGCCCgccccctgctccagcagggcctgcagCCGCTCCGCGGGAGGGGAGTCCCTGCGCCAGTCCCGGTCACTGACCACGGCCTGAACCTGCTGCTGGAACTCCTCCACCGTCCGCAGGACCGCCTAGCAGGGAGGAGACGGAGCGATGAACCGACAATTTGGGCGCCACAGTGGAAGAGAGGTGTGGCGGCTGCCGTGTCGGGCGGGTCAACAGGCCCCGGCCGTGGGTCTCTGCTcacctgcacctcctccagctgggtCATCACGCAGGGCAGGTTCTGCATACGCTCGACCAGGGCCTTCAGCTCAGCCAGGGTCATCCGCTGCTCActgaaacacaaccacacaacggCCGGTCACTCCCTGCGCAGCGTCTGCTGCGTGTGCAGAAGGTGGCTGTGACACTTTggaaggtgtgcgtgtgtgtgcgcgtgtgagtaACCTGGTTTGAGGGTCGCTGAGGAGGTCAGTGCTGGTCTTCTGGCAGTGTTGAGTGTCAGTGAGAACAGTGTTGAGTCTCTGCAGTAGCTCGTTGTCGGGGAACTTCTTCTCTGCGGCCTCCTGCTTCAGCACCTCCAGGTCCTGGATGCCTGCACGGCAGCAAACAAACTCTCAGTATCTACCGTGCTACTTTCATGGCCCATGCTGAGGGGCATTGGTGTCTACAGGAAATGCACTGGTGTCTACAGGAAATGCACTGGTGTCTACAGGAAATGCACTGGTGTCTACAGGAAATGCACTGGTGTCTACAGGGCGATCCTCTCGTACCGATCTTGttcccctcttcctgctccaggGCCTCCTTCACCCGGTTGGCCCACGAGTCAAAGGACTCCGCTCGGACCTTGAGCCGGTGCAGCATGGACAGCAGCTCGTCCAGAGTGTACCGGTacctgggagagagaagagcggAGTGTGAGGAGTAGGCCAAAatttgagggaggagagagttagaAAGAGATAGTGGTAGGGGTGAGCACCTGAGGTAGAGTTTGCTTGTGGGGCAGCTGCACAGGTCCTGGGTGTGGTAGAGACAGACGAGGCGCTCAGGACAGTTCTGACACGCCAGCGCAGACAGGAAGCACGTGGTTTTACACTTGTCACACTGCCTCTCATCGTCAGGAAGCAGCTCAAAGGCCTCCCGCTCCGCCTCCGTGATGc
This genomic window contains:
- the LOC136946118 gene encoding PDZ domain-containing protein 4-like is translated as MGCNMCVVQKPEEQYRVMFQKSQISSMLCSFDADGRLKVNGKELTRLSGEPSLDVRDPLLSHMLRRGARRRAGLAAGLGGPGALTVSMADCVDSCTQTDISFQHMLTLGKSSHHPCGAPPPPHPPPSPPLPPLLEPYLLNELLIEPEYYDPNDYFDIAHHEVDRQDDLEYEEVELYKSRQQDKLGLTVCYRTDEEEDLGIYVGEVNPNSIAAIDGRIREGDRILQINGVDIQNREEAVAILTREDSTNISLLLARPEIENDNQLDPDELDLEPLDNSVHLPSPHRLRNSPSMLGTGPGGVGGSVMGVRGRPLNRDSPGLLQTVLSNSQELDSGVGRTDESTRNEESSEHDLLGDDQTSTSNTNATNTPGSMRKFLSGRGDTPPLMHSRDLHFSADSLLGLDCVGGGVLEQAERGERAYTGDPVMMMMPGLTDEEYERYRELLEIKCYYEKNGNALLPLGGPGGGGGGPVPLDVNRNESMMQHEMALLEEELRHLEFKCRNILRAQKMQQLRERCLKAWPLEEEEAGAARGAGPSLVIEESCHHELSDINEVPERERSDKDSTSAYNTGGESCRSTPLVNDHGHSLEGVDSQLQPRIPSRHRERVGRGERAERGQANLNQPYSPTSHRRGVGAKTSSPGAKFRSLSRDGGVRRGSDGAAKRSPKANSTPEGGGGRSAENSPYLSRRQSGSRLPQRYQSCMQLHSPSASEGLGSTAREGSLGTEGDASPMSLGSTCKDIPQGPAPVPLPVPPPLPPASPRMEWKVKVRSDGSRYVAKRPVRDRLLKARAIKIREERSGMTTDDDAVSEMKMGRYWSKEERKQQLLRAREHRRRREFMVQSRLDCLRERDREQGGGGQQGAPQPQEPATILELCHRRSMKKRSRRILDNWITIQELLAHGTRSPDGKKVYNPLLSVTTV